A DNA window from Allokutzneria albata contains the following coding sequences:
- a CDS encoding ABC transporter substrate-binding protein yields MLKKIATAAGVLLLSALAACGGQAPAGSGTGALTLGFAQVGAESGWRTANTKSIQEAAQAAGVVLKFSDAQQKQENQIKAIRSYIQQKVDVIAFSPVVETGWDTVLLEAKRAGIPVILTDRAVDSEDTSLYRTFLGSDFVEEGRKAGAWLVANSTGPVSVVELQGTTGAAPAIDRKKGFEEKIAARPDIKVVASQTGDFTRSGGKQVMEAMLKSTPDIDVVYAHNDDMGLGAIEAVKAAGKVPGRDIRVITVDGVRDGMQALANGEIDFIVECNPLLGKQLMDLAKKVKAGESVPQRVVTEETTFTREQAKAALPSRQY; encoded by the coding sequence GTGCTGAAGAAGATCGCGACAGCGGCAGGCGTGCTCCTGCTGAGCGCGCTCGCCGCCTGCGGCGGCCAGGCCCCCGCCGGTTCCGGCACCGGCGCCCTCACGCTGGGCTTCGCCCAGGTCGGTGCCGAGAGCGGCTGGCGGACGGCCAACACCAAGTCCATCCAGGAGGCGGCCCAGGCGGCGGGTGTCGTGCTGAAGTTCTCCGACGCGCAGCAGAAGCAGGAGAACCAGATCAAGGCGATCCGCTCCTACATCCAGCAGAAGGTGGACGTGATCGCCTTCAGCCCGGTGGTGGAGACCGGTTGGGACACCGTGCTGCTGGAGGCCAAGCGGGCGGGCATCCCGGTGATCCTGACCGACCGGGCCGTCGACTCCGAGGACACCTCGCTCTACCGCACCTTCCTCGGCTCGGACTTCGTCGAGGAGGGCCGCAAGGCGGGCGCGTGGCTGGTGGCCAACTCCACCGGGCCGGTGAGCGTTGTCGAGCTGCAGGGCACCACCGGGGCGGCCCCGGCCATCGACCGCAAGAAGGGCTTCGAGGAGAAGATCGCCGCGCGGCCGGACATCAAGGTCGTCGCGTCGCAGACCGGGGACTTCACCCGCTCCGGCGGCAAGCAGGTGATGGAGGCGATGCTCAAGTCCACCCCGGACATCGACGTGGTCTACGCGCACAACGACGACATGGGGCTCGGCGCCATCGAGGCGGTCAAGGCGGCGGGCAAGGTCCCCGGCCGCGACATCCGGGTCATCACGGTGGACGGGGTCCGCGACGGCATGCAGGCGCTGGCCAACGGCGAGATCGACTTCATCGTGGAGTGCAACCCGTTGCTGGGCAAGCAGTTGATGGACCTGGCGAAGAAGGTCAAGGCGGGCGAGAGCGTGCCGCAGCGGGTGGTCACCGAGGAGACCACCTTCACCAGGGAGCAGGCCAAGGCCGCCCTGCCCAGCCGTCAGTACTGA
- a CDS encoding sugar ABC transporter ATP-binding protein, with product MNSPAVVEMRGISLAFPGVKALQDVDFRLLPGEVHALMGENGAGKSTLIKTLTGVHSPDSGVVRLGGEQVAFTSPAQAQEAGISTVYQEVNLCTNLTVAENILLGREPRRLGRIDGKAMRAKASELLARIGLDIDPASALDSHPIAVRQLVAIARAIAVDCRVLVLDEPTSSLDADEVAELFRIMRVLRDEGVAILFVSHFLDQVYAIADRMTVLRNGFLVGEYAAADLDRLGLVSAMLGRELGALEEIEHAARSGHQAGTVLLRADKLGRKGAIEPVDLEIRAGEIVGLAGLLGSGRTELARLLFGADRADSGTLLVDGKPLRGRGPTAAIAAGIAFCSEDRKGEGLVADLSVRDNLILALQAARGWARPLPRRTQDELVARYLAALDIRPANPDTPVRALSGGNQQKVLLARWLVTEPRLLILDEPTRGVDVGAKAHIQKLVTDLAAEGMAILFISAELEEVLRLADRVIVLRDRQKIAELDGARTSVDEVVGLIAGGTERAAS from the coding sequence ATGAACTCCCCAGCGGTCGTCGAGATGCGCGGGATCTCCCTCGCGTTCCCCGGCGTGAAGGCGCTCCAGGACGTGGACTTCCGGCTGCTCCCCGGCGAGGTGCACGCGCTGATGGGCGAGAACGGCGCGGGCAAGTCCACCCTCATCAAGACCCTCACCGGGGTGCACTCCCCCGACTCCGGCGTCGTCCGGCTCGGCGGTGAACAGGTGGCGTTCACCTCACCGGCGCAGGCCCAGGAGGCGGGGATCAGCACGGTGTACCAGGAGGTGAACCTGTGCACCAACCTGACGGTCGCGGAGAACATCCTGCTCGGCAGGGAACCACGCAGGCTTGGCCGCATCGACGGGAAAGCCATGCGTGCCAAGGCTTCCGAGCTGCTCGCGCGGATCGGGCTGGACATCGACCCGGCATCGGCGCTCGACAGCCACCCGATCGCGGTTCGGCAGCTGGTCGCCATCGCGCGGGCGATCGCGGTGGACTGCCGGGTGCTGGTGCTGGACGAACCGACGTCCAGTCTGGACGCCGACGAGGTCGCCGAGCTGTTCCGGATCATGCGGGTGCTCCGGGACGAGGGCGTGGCGATCCTGTTCGTGTCGCACTTCCTCGACCAGGTGTACGCGATCGCCGACCGGATGACCGTGCTGCGCAACGGTTTCCTGGTCGGTGAGTACGCCGCTGCCGACCTCGACCGGCTCGGCCTGGTGTCGGCGATGCTCGGGCGCGAGCTCGGCGCGCTCGAGGAGATCGAGCACGCAGCGCGCTCGGGACACCAAGCCGGCACGGTGCTGCTGCGCGCGGACAAGCTCGGCCGCAAGGGTGCGATCGAGCCCGTCGACCTGGAGATCCGTGCCGGGGAGATCGTCGGGCTGGCGGGCCTGCTCGGGTCCGGGCGCACCGAGCTGGCGCGGTTGCTCTTCGGCGCCGACCGCGCCGACTCCGGAACGCTGCTCGTGGACGGCAAACCGCTGCGCGGGCGCGGGCCCACGGCGGCGATCGCGGCGGGTATCGCGTTCTGTTCGGAGGACCGCAAGGGCGAAGGACTGGTCGCCGACCTCAGCGTCCGGGACAACCTGATCCTCGCGTTGCAGGCCGCGAGGGGCTGGGCCCGCCCGCTGCCCCGGAGGACGCAGGACGAGCTGGTGGCGAGATACCTCGCGGCGCTGGACATCCGGCCCGCCAACCCGGACACGCCGGTGCGCGCTCTCTCCGGCGGCAACCAGCAGAAGGTGTTGCTGGCGCGGTGGCTCGTCACCGAGCCCAGGTTGCTGATCCTCGACGAGCCGACCCGCGGCGTCGACGTCGGCGCCAAGGCGCACATCCAGAAGCTGGTCACCGACCTCGCCGCCGAGGGGATGGCGATCCTGTTCATCTCCGCGGAGCTGGAGGAGGTCCTGAGGCTGGCTGATCGGGTGATCGTGCTGCGCGACAGGCAGAAGATCGCTGAGCTGGACGGTGCGCGGACGAGCGTCGACGAGGTCGTCGGGCTCATCGCCGGCGGCACGGAAAGGGCCGCGTCATGA
- a CDS encoding ABC transporter permease, which produces MTARLRWPLLALVALLLLNLVFTPAFFAVRVQDGHLYGGLVDILKNGAPTLLVALGMTLVIATRGIDLSVGAVAAIAGAVTCTHIAGSAAPGGVTTAVTGMALALALCAGLGLWNGFLVAVLGIQPIIATLVLMTAGRGLAMLLTEGQIVTVANDAYREVGAGYLVLPVAILISCAAVAAVGLLTRRTALGLLIESVGVNPEASRLAGVRSRTIVLTVYVFAALCACVAGLMISSNVSAADANNAGLWIEMDAILAVVIGGTSLTGGRYSLTGTLLGALIIQTLTTTVYTIGVAPEITLVFKAVVVIAVCLLQAPKARALLRPTRPEPEKVAAP; this is translated from the coding sequence ATGACCGCCCGGCTGCGGTGGCCGTTGCTCGCGCTGGTCGCGTTGCTGTTGCTGAACCTGGTCTTCACGCCCGCCTTCTTCGCCGTGCGCGTGCAGGACGGGCACCTCTACGGCGGGCTCGTCGACATCCTCAAGAACGGCGCGCCGACGCTGCTGGTCGCCCTCGGCATGACGCTGGTGATCGCCACCCGCGGCATCGACCTGTCCGTCGGCGCGGTCGCGGCCATCGCGGGAGCCGTCACCTGCACCCACATCGCCGGTTCCGCCGCCCCTGGCGGCGTGACGACCGCTGTGACCGGGATGGCGCTGGCGCTCGCGCTGTGCGCCGGACTCGGGCTGTGGAACGGGTTCCTGGTCGCGGTGCTGGGCATCCAGCCGATCATCGCCACGCTCGTGCTGATGACCGCGGGCCGGGGCCTGGCGATGCTGCTCACCGAGGGGCAGATCGTCACCGTCGCCAACGACGCCTACCGGGAGGTCGGCGCGGGCTACCTGGTGCTGCCGGTGGCGATCCTGATCAGCTGCGCCGCGGTGGCCGCAGTGGGCCTGCTGACCAGGCGCACGGCGCTGGGGTTGCTGATCGAGTCGGTCGGGGTGAACCCGGAGGCGAGCAGGCTGGCCGGGGTCCGCTCGCGCACCATCGTGCTGACCGTCTACGTCTTCGCCGCGCTGTGCGCGTGCGTGGCCGGGCTCATGATCAGCTCCAACGTCAGCGCCGCCGACGCCAACAACGCGGGGCTGTGGATCGAGATGGACGCGATCCTGGCCGTGGTCATCGGCGGCACCTCGCTCACCGGCGGGCGCTACTCGCTGACCGGGACCCTGCTCGGCGCACTGATCATCCAGACGCTCACCACGACCGTCTACACGATCGGCGTCGCACCGGAGATCACGCTGGTGTTCAAGGCGGTCGTGGTGATCGCCGTGTGCCTGCTCCAGGCGCCGAAGGCCCGCGCCCTGCTGCGCCCCACCCGCCCCGAACCCGAGAAGGTGGCCGCGCCATGA
- the yjfF gene encoding galactofuranose ABC transporter, permease protein YjfF, with protein sequence MTALARRVPARFLPVLATLVLFALAFGAGAAGYDGFASGQVLANLFIDNAFLVVLAVGMTFVILTGGIDLSVGSVVALSTMVTAAGLRAGWPLPVVVLAVFGIGAVLGLLMGLVIHHFDIQPFIVTLAGMFLARGLCFVISVESIPIKDATLRELAAATIDLGGGVTITYAVLIALAVAAAAAYVLHLTRFGRTVYAVGGSETSALLMGLPTARVKVGVYVVSGLCSALGGLLLSLYMLSGYGLHAVGMELDAIAAVVIGGSLLSGGVGFVAGSVAGVLVLGTIQTLISFQGTLSSWWTKIVIGVLLLAFIVVQRVLSRR encoded by the coding sequence ATGACCGCTCTCGCCCGCCGGGTGCCCGCCCGGTTCCTGCCCGTCCTGGCCACCCTGGTGCTGTTCGCGCTCGCCTTCGGCGCGGGCGCGGCCGGCTACGACGGCTTCGCGTCCGGGCAGGTGCTGGCGAACCTCTTCATCGACAACGCCTTCCTGGTCGTGCTCGCGGTCGGCATGACGTTCGTGATCCTCACCGGCGGCATCGACCTGTCGGTCGGTTCGGTCGTCGCACTGTCCACAATGGTCACCGCGGCCGGGCTGCGCGCGGGATGGCCCCTGCCGGTGGTCGTCCTCGCCGTATTCGGCATCGGCGCGGTGCTCGGCCTGCTGATGGGACTGGTGATCCACCACTTCGACATCCAGCCGTTCATCGTCACCCTGGCCGGGATGTTCCTCGCCCGCGGGCTGTGCTTCGTGATCAGCGTCGAGTCGATCCCCATCAAGGACGCCACGCTGCGCGAACTCGCCGCGGCCACCATCGACCTCGGCGGCGGGGTCACGATCACCTACGCCGTGCTGATCGCGCTGGCCGTCGCGGCGGCCGCCGCCTACGTGCTGCACCTGACGCGCTTCGGCCGCACCGTGTACGCGGTCGGCGGCAGCGAGACCTCCGCACTGCTGATGGGTCTGCCGACCGCACGGGTCAAGGTCGGCGTCTACGTGGTCAGCGGACTGTGCTCGGCGCTCGGCGGGCTGTTGCTGAGCCTGTACATGCTCTCCGGCTACGGCCTGCACGCGGTGGGCATGGAACTGGACGCGATCGCCGCGGTGGTGATCGGCGGCAGCCTGCTCTCCGGCGGGGTGGGGTTCGTGGCCGGCTCGGTGGCGGGCGTGCTCGTGCTCGGCACCATCCAGACGCTGATCTCCTTCCAGGGCACGCTCAGCTCGTGGTGGACGAAGATCGTGATCGGGGTCCTGCTGCTCGCTTTCATCGTCGTGCAGCGCGTGCTGTCGCGCCGCTGA
- a CDS encoding TerC family protein: MLEISFLTWAVTIGLIVALLAVDLVVAAVRPHRVGFGEATAWSVFYILVAVGFGVWFALSHGGDFGTEYFAGYIVEKSLSVDNLFVFVIIMTTFAVPEEHQHKVLTFGIVLALIMRALFIVLGAALLSLFSFMFLIFGLLLVFTAVQLFRHRDEDPDVENNVMVKAARRLFPSTDGYVGGKLVVRQGGRRLVTPLFVVLLAIGSVDLLFALDSIPAVFGVTEQPFIVFTANAFALLGLRALYFLVKGLLDRLVYLSTGLALILAFIGVKLMLHWAHVDIDPRVPEIPTPVSLGVIIGVLVIVTVASLLKTRRDPSAKAHAGSLRATHHDTPDQT; this comes from the coding sequence ATGCTCGAGATCAGCTTTCTCACCTGGGCCGTGACGATCGGGTTGATCGTCGCCCTGCTCGCGGTCGACCTCGTCGTCGCGGCGGTGCGCCCGCACCGGGTGGGCTTCGGCGAGGCCACCGCCTGGTCGGTGTTCTACATCCTGGTCGCCGTGGGCTTCGGGGTCTGGTTCGCGCTGAGCCACGGCGGGGACTTCGGCACCGAGTACTTCGCCGGCTACATCGTCGAGAAGAGCCTGTCGGTCGACAACCTCTTCGTCTTCGTGATCATCATGACCACGTTCGCCGTGCCCGAGGAGCACCAGCACAAGGTGCTCACCTTCGGCATCGTGCTCGCGCTGATCATGCGGGCGCTCTTCATCGTGCTCGGGGCCGCGCTGCTGTCGCTGTTCTCCTTCATGTTCCTGATCTTCGGGCTGCTGCTGGTGTTCACCGCGGTGCAGTTGTTCCGGCACCGCGACGAGGACCCCGACGTCGAGAACAACGTGATGGTCAAGGCCGCCCGGCGGCTGTTCCCGAGCACCGACGGCTACGTGGGCGGGAAACTGGTCGTGCGCCAGGGCGGGCGACGGCTGGTCACACCGCTGTTCGTGGTGCTGCTGGCGATCGGCAGCGTCGACCTGCTCTTCGCTCTCGACTCCATCCCCGCGGTCTTCGGCGTCACCGAGCAGCCCTTCATCGTCTTCACCGCCAACGCGTTCGCGCTGCTCGGCCTGCGCGCGCTCTACTTCCTGGTGAAGGGGCTGCTGGACCGGCTCGTCTACCTCTCCACCGGGCTGGCGCTGATCCTGGCGTTCATCGGCGTGAAGCTGATGCTGCACTGGGCGCACGTGGACATCGACCCGCGCGTGCCGGAGATCCCCACCCCGGTCAGCCTCGGCGTGATCATCGGCGTCCTGGTGATCGTCACGGTGGCGAGCCTGCTCAAGACCCGCCGCGACCCCTCCGCGAAGGCCCACGCCGGTTCCCTCCGGGCGACCCACCACGACACCCCCGACCAGACCTGA
- a CDS encoding aldo/keto reductase: MERRELGRSGGQVGVVGLGAWQLGADWGEVDEGQALSVLDAAVDAGVTFIDTADVYGDGRSERLVGRFLKGRQGITVATKMGRRITPQDPAIYTLHNFRAWTDRSRANLGVDTLDLVQLHCPPTPVYSADEVFDGLDTLVEEGRVAAYGVSVETRAEALTAIARPGVASVQIILNALRLGPLAEVLPAARAAGVGIIARVPLASGLLSGRYDANTTFADNDHRSYNRNGEAFDVGETFSGVDFGIGLEAVRRLAPLVPPGVTMAQFALRWIIDQPGVSVVIPGARTPAQARANAEAADLAPLNADQLETVHVVYDELIAPQIADRW, translated from the coding sequence GTGGAGAGACGAGAGCTGGGCCGCAGCGGCGGGCAGGTCGGGGTAGTCGGACTGGGAGCGTGGCAGCTGGGCGCCGACTGGGGCGAGGTGGACGAGGGTCAGGCGCTGTCGGTGCTCGACGCGGCGGTCGACGCGGGCGTGACGTTCATCGACACCGCCGACGTCTACGGCGACGGGCGCAGTGAGCGCCTGGTCGGCCGGTTCCTCAAGGGGCGCCAGGGCATCACCGTCGCGACCAAGATGGGTCGCCGGATCACGCCGCAGGACCCGGCGATCTACACGCTGCACAACTTCCGCGCGTGGACCGACCGGTCGCGGGCGAACCTCGGCGTCGACACCCTCGACCTCGTGCAGCTGCACTGCCCGCCGACGCCGGTGTACTCCGCGGACGAGGTCTTCGACGGGCTGGACACCCTCGTCGAGGAGGGCCGCGTCGCCGCGTACGGGGTGAGCGTGGAGACCCGCGCCGAAGCGCTGACCGCGATCGCCCGGCCCGGGGTGGCCAGCGTCCAGATCATCCTCAACGCGCTGCGGCTCGGCCCGCTCGCCGAGGTCCTTCCCGCCGCCCGCGCCGCCGGGGTCGGCATCATCGCGCGGGTGCCGCTGGCCAGTGGCCTGCTGTCCGGCCGCTACGACGCGAACACCACCTTCGCCGACAACGACCACCGCAGCTACAACCGCAACGGCGAGGCGTTCGACGTCGGTGAGACCTTCTCCGGCGTGGACTTCGGCATCGGGCTCGAAGCGGTGCGGCGCCTCGCCCCGCTGGTGCCGCCCGGGGTGACGATGGCGCAGTTCGCGCTGCGCTGGATCATCGACCAGCCCGGCGTCAGCGTGGTGATCCCCGGCGCCCGCACCCCCGCGCAGGCTCGCGCGAACGCGGAGGCGGCCGATCTGGCGCCGCTGAACGCTGATCAACTGGAGACCGTGCACGTCGTCTACGACGAGCTGATCGCTCCCCAGATCGCCGATCGCTGGTAG
- a CDS encoding substrate-binding domain-containing protein codes for MPAGFTAAAIRRGVSARTRATDGHRAAVLEALTDLLREQPRPTALVVHNEAALPSMLSCLRELGLAVPDDMSVVAVCPDELAEGSTPQLTSVHLPAEELGTRAVELLVRKMAGEPPPALTLLAPRLTERGSVRRHGTAS; via the coding sequence ATCCCGGCGGGCTTCACGGCCGCGGCGATCCGGCGCGGTGTCTCCGCGCGGACCCGCGCCACCGACGGTCATCGCGCCGCGGTGCTGGAGGCGCTGACCGACCTGCTCCGGGAACAACCACGGCCGACGGCGTTGGTGGTGCACAACGAGGCCGCACTGCCCTCGATGCTGAGTTGCTTGCGCGAACTGGGTCTTGCCGTACCCGATGACATGTCGGTGGTGGCCGTGTGCCCGGACGAGTTGGCCGAGGGGAGCACACCACAGCTGACCTCGGTGCACCTGCCCGCCGAGGAACTGGGCACCCGGGCGGTGGAGTTGCTCGTGCGCAAGATGGCCGGAGAACCGCCGCCCGCACTGACCTTGCTGGCGCCTCGGCTGACCGAACGCGGGAGCGTCAGGAGGCACGGGACCGCGTCCTAA
- a CDS encoding beta-eliminating lyase-related protein has translation MGIHERLRLSRVINARGTYTPLGVSRSSAAVVAAVAEALPEFVVMDELADRASEIIADATGAQAGAVVHCTAAAITVAVAAAMAGTDPGRIAALPDTEGMKDRVVVPEGHAVNYGQSNLQAIRLSGARVSLVRQEELTFTDDVACMVLVSSRLAREQIDLAAAVLAAHDHGVPVIIDGAAQYPRVGELLATGADAVLVSGQKYLAAPTAGLVLGTREFVRAVRAQDKGIGRGMKPTKEAIAGVIAAIGEWRTDPWLAAEAAKVADFVREAGKIPGIAARQWPDPAGLPVSRAVLTVEDAAGLAAELAAGDPPIFVLAHGDELVLELVSLADSEVRVILDRLRGARC, from the coding sequence ATGGGGATTCACGAGCGACTGCGGCTGTCCCGGGTGATCAACGCCAGGGGGACGTACACACCGCTGGGGGTGTCGCGCAGCTCGGCCGCCGTCGTCGCGGCCGTCGCCGAGGCGCTGCCGGAATTCGTCGTGATGGACGAACTCGCCGACCGCGCCAGTGAGATCATCGCGGATGCGACCGGTGCTCAGGCGGGCGCCGTGGTGCACTGCACGGCAGCGGCGATCACCGTCGCGGTGGCGGCCGCCATGGCGGGAACCGATCCCGGGCGGATCGCCGCGCTGCCGGACACCGAGGGGATGAAGGACCGCGTCGTGGTGCCCGAGGGGCACGCGGTGAACTACGGGCAGTCGAACCTGCAGGCCATCCGGCTCTCCGGTGCTCGTGTTTCCCTTGTGCGACAAGAAGAACTGACGTTCACCGACGACGTCGCGTGCATGGTGCTCGTGTCGTCCCGGCTCGCGCGTGAACAGATCGACCTCGCCGCTGCGGTCCTTGCCGCGCACGACCACGGCGTGCCCGTGATCATCGACGGGGCCGCCCAGTACCCGAGGGTGGGGGAGCTGCTGGCGACCGGGGCGGACGCCGTGCTGGTCAGCGGCCAGAAGTACCTGGCGGCGCCCACAGCGGGGCTGGTGCTGGGAACGCGGGAGTTCGTGCGCGCGGTTCGGGCTCAGGACAAGGGGATCGGGCGGGGGATGAAGCCGACGAAGGAGGCCATTGCCGGGGTCATCGCCGCCATCGGGGAGTGGCGCACCGACCCGTGGCTGGCCGCCGAGGCGGCGAAGGTCGCCGATTTCGTGCGGGAGGCCGGGAAGATCCCCGGAATCGCGGCGCGCCAGTGGCCCGACCCCGCCGGGCTGCCCGTGTCCCGCGCGGTGCTGACCGTCGAGGACGCCGCCGGGCTGGCCGCGGAGCTGGCGGCGGGCGATCCGCCGATCTTCGTGCTGGCGCACGGGGACGAGCTGGTGCTGGAGCTGGTGTCGCTGGCGGACAGTGAGGTGCGCGTGATCCTGGACCGGCTGCGCGGCGCCCGGTGTTAG
- a CDS encoding CGNR zinc finger domain-containing protein, with translation MLFTDDTAASLVAAVALVNSAEEPDTLTSLAELDTFFAEHGYTGSRSRDAEELAAVRALRAPLRTLLTSDRDTAAEIVNRMLAEHRALPQLVRHDGLDYHLHAVDRDRPFAERIAVETAMAMTDVIRADEMSRLSLCASDVCEGLVLDLSRNRSRRYCSTTCGNRLAVAAYRARKGVNGPGGGR, from the coding sequence GTGCTTTTCACTGATGACACCGCAGCGTCCCTGGTCGCGGCGGTCGCACTGGTCAACTCCGCGGAGGAGCCGGACACGCTGACCAGCCTCGCCGAGCTCGACACGTTCTTCGCCGAGCACGGGTACACCGGTTCGCGTTCGCGCGACGCCGAGGAGCTGGCCGCGGTCCGCGCGCTGCGGGCGCCTCTGCGGACCCTGCTCACCAGTGATCGCGACACCGCCGCGGAGATCGTCAACCGGATGCTGGCCGAGCACCGCGCGCTGCCCCAGCTCGTCCGCCACGACGGGCTCGACTACCACCTGCACGCGGTGGACCGGGACCGGCCGTTCGCCGAGCGGATCGCCGTGGAGACCGCCATGGCGATGACCGATGTGATCCGCGCGGACGAGATGAGCCGGTTGTCCTTGTGCGCCAGCGATGTCTGCGAAGGGCTCGTGCTGGACCTGTCCCGCAACCGCTCCCGTCGCTACTGCAGCACGACGTGCGGCAACCGGCTCGCGGTCGCGGCTTATCGAGCGCGTAAAGGGGTGAACGGCCCCGGCGGGGGTCGTTAG
- a CDS encoding EamA family transporter, with the protein MTTFTHDRRRAGWGFALLSAASFGLSGPLARGLMDAGWSSAAAVAVRVLLAAVVLAPIALAQLRGRWNVLRRNASLIAAYGMLAIAGCQLAYFNAVAHMEVGVALLIEYTAPVAVVGWLWLRRGQRPTRLTVLGAVLGVGGLLLVLDVVSGAEVNVVGILWALGAMVGAAAYFVLSSREEEGLPGTVLAAGGLLLGGIALLLAGLLGILPFTTSAEPVVFAGFTVAWWLPVLALGVVTAALAYVSGIAATRRLGSRLASFAALTEVLMALTFSWLLIGEVPRGSQLLGGVLILVGVIAVRLGEPSGDHESESAPVTVHSSTSRPNPRAHSTASARGTIPEQEAAASPDGSLPASPSRRHCA; encoded by the coding sequence ATGACGACCTTCACTCATGACAGACGGCGGGCCGGCTGGGGTTTCGCACTGCTGTCCGCGGCGTCCTTCGGGTTGTCGGGGCCGCTGGCCCGCGGACTGATGGATGCGGGGTGGTCGTCGGCCGCCGCTGTGGCGGTGCGGGTCCTGCTGGCCGCGGTCGTGCTGGCACCGATCGCGCTCGCCCAGCTGCGCGGACGGTGGAACGTGTTGCGCCGCAACGCTTCCCTAATCGCCGCGTACGGGATGCTGGCGATCGCGGGCTGTCAGCTCGCCTACTTCAACGCGGTGGCGCACATGGAGGTCGGCGTGGCGCTGCTGATCGAGTACACCGCGCCGGTCGCCGTGGTCGGCTGGCTATGGCTGCGCCGAGGCCAACGCCCGACGCGCCTGACCGTGCTCGGCGCGGTGCTCGGCGTGGGCGGCCTGCTGCTTGTGCTGGACGTGGTCTCCGGCGCCGAGGTCAACGTGGTCGGCATCCTGTGGGCACTCGGCGCGATGGTCGGGGCCGCGGCCTATTTCGTGCTCTCGTCGCGCGAGGAGGAAGGCTTGCCCGGCACCGTCCTCGCCGCCGGCGGGCTGCTGCTCGGCGGCATCGCGCTGCTGTTGGCCGGACTGCTCGGAATCCTTCCGTTCACGACGTCTGCCGAGCCCGTGGTCTTCGCCGGCTTCACCGTCGCCTGGTGGCTGCCCGTGCTCGCGCTCGGTGTGGTCACCGCCGCGCTCGCTTATGTCTCCGGCATCGCCGCGACGCGTCGGCTCGGCTCGCGGCTCGCGTCGTTCGCCGCGCTCACCGAGGTGCTGATGGCGCTCACCTTCTCCTGGCTGCTGATCGGTGAGGTACCGCGCGGTTCCCAGTTGCTCGGGGGCGTGCTGATCCTCGTGGGCGTCATCGCCGTCCGGCTCGGCGAGCCCTCAGGTGATCACGAGTCCGAGAGCGCTCCGGTGACTGTGCACAGCTCGACCTCCCGCCCGAACCCGCGCGCCCACTCCACCGCGTCGGCCAGGGGCACCATTCCCGAGCAGGAGGCCGCCGCGAGCCCGGACGGCAGCCTTCCGGCCTCGCCGAGCCGTCGCCACTGCGCGTGA
- a CDS encoding alpha/beta fold hydrolase produces MRIGGFRSPEARSDFEESYRAGMRLLPEPVAVHDVPTGYGSVRVYRFGQTSGAPIVLLPGRAGTTVMWQPNIASLAERHPVYAVEPLGEPGQSTQTAPITSGAEQAEWLATVLEVLDLRGAHLVGVSFGGWLACNQALRRPERIASVSLVDPACTFARFPVRLVLGVALAGLRGWRAFLAWVSGGIALPEGNPVGDVIIKGMRSFRLGTPLPRYFTDEQLRSIRVPVLAIIAGRSVMHDPRKAHERARTLIPDVEAELWPTASHSLSAESPAEVNARILRFVAAR; encoded by the coding sequence GTGAGGATTGGCGGGTTCCGCTCCCCGGAGGCGCGGTCGGACTTCGAGGAGAGCTATCGGGCGGGAATGCGCCTGCTGCCGGAACCCGTTGCGGTGCATGACGTTCCGACCGGCTACGGCTCGGTGCGGGTGTACCGGTTCGGCCAGACGTCGGGCGCGCCGATCGTGCTCCTGCCGGGCCGCGCCGGGACGACGGTCATGTGGCAGCCCAACATCGCGAGCCTGGCCGAGCGGCATCCGGTGTACGCGGTGGAACCCCTCGGCGAACCCGGGCAGAGCACGCAGACCGCGCCGATCACCAGCGGCGCCGAGCAGGCGGAATGGCTGGCGACGGTGCTGGAAGTGCTGGACCTGCGCGGAGCGCACCTCGTGGGCGTCTCCTTCGGCGGGTGGCTTGCGTGCAACCAGGCGCTGCGCAGGCCGGAGCGGATCGCCTCGGTGAGCCTCGTCGACCCGGCGTGCACGTTCGCCCGCTTCCCGGTGCGGCTGGTCCTCGGCGTCGCGCTCGCCGGGCTGCGCGGCTGGCGGGCGTTCCTGGCGTGGGTCTCCGGCGGGATCGCGTTGCCGGAGGGCAACCCCGTCGGCGACGTGATCATCAAGGGGATGCGGTCGTTCCGCCTCGGCACCCCGTTGCCCAGGTACTTCACCGACGAGCAGTTGCGGAGCATCCGCGTGCCGGTTCTCGCGATCATCGCCGGGCGCAGCGTCATGCACGATCCGCGCAAGGCGCACGAGCGGGCCAGGACGCTGATCCCGGACGTCGAGGCGGAGCTGTGGCCCACCGCGAGCCACAGCCTCTCCGCGGAGTCACCGGCCGAGGTCAACGCCCGCATCCTGCGCTTCGTCGCCGCCCGCTAG